A region from the Bactrocera dorsalis isolate Fly_Bdor chromosome 1, ASM2337382v1, whole genome shotgun sequence genome encodes:
- the LOC105233376 gene encoding rap guanine nucleotide exchange factor 2 isoform X7 codes for MDPYHHIRHHYPPTRPELQQKCNRGSHSSDTSSAYSGSDTMASVYGSSMDAEEIDLSGLVESVVDSDEEDLAESMDSLNVRDAVRDCLEKDPSERTEEDVEILLEFTQGLKAFTNITLAVRRALCAVMVFAVVDKAGTVVMSDGEELDSWSVLINGAVEIEHANGTREELQMGDSFGILPTMDKLYHRGVMRTKCDDCQFVCITQTDYYRIQHQGEENTRRHEDEDGRIVMVTELRQIGSNEHGATGSNASAASAAGMKRGHVVIRGTPERLLQQLVEENSMTDPTYVEDFLLTQRIFIKNPQEVTQKLLAWFESDAEPPKGSTASPQEIRDRVTRVVLLWVNNHFTDFEADHEMMEFLEVFEAGLEHTRLLSQLRLLHIACAAKARMRSCTLTRSSRDEPLNFNIIGGYEMRGITAATGGGGCGIYIAHVVPGSKAQDVGLKRGDQIHEVNGQSFEHVTSKRAMEILMGSTHLSITVKSNLLGFKEMMLAIEQGGNGSSGSNGAGTPIGSGSGSSGGSLGSKSLRSPRRICANDIAKLHGRCMLDDMTTTNRSHMLRLSSVDMLLPTDQTDCCPPATPPPVMPQQPSSGGGNMASNFMSNLLQSVSNASARKDSQANCNDGGGGSKGGGFMTLAPRRRIQKALAKMNLLQHKSIGGAGLNDSVDIATPTETMSQKAGKLTTSSSSSSSTCGGVGGGNRLYQSQSNPDLSSSLLYEDATSLTTSTATAPTPTPNYLTASMHRPSAVSTTSSAMLPDYPEHVLKVFKADQSCKYLLINKETTAHEVVMLALQEFGIHDPSSNYSLCEVSVGEGGMVKQRRLPDQLQNLAERIGFAARYYLKTNGSTETLVPDELALELVRESSVHFLQLNAYELAIQLTLQDFAIFRQIESTEYIDDLFNLKTKYGVPMLTKFAELVNREMFWVVTEICSEHNIVRRMKIVKQFIKIARHCKECRNFNSMFAIISGLGHAAVSRLRLTWEKLPSKYQRLFSDLQDLMDPSRNMSKYRQLVSSELLAQHPIIPFYPIVKKDLTFIHLGNDTRIEGLINFEKLRMLAKEVRLLTHMCSSPYDLLAILELKGQSPSNALFSLNQLSTSQNAGGTHSTVIAANAGQSTIKRRKKSTAAPNPKKMFEEAQMVRRVKAYLNNLKIISDEDALHKFSLECEPASNSQTHGSSGGSTRGESGLGRDGTGNSSTRSGDQLSIYSHTSSSSAPNSSLSLRKRHPSSPTLSTTSSTSSTSDHHNRRNMAHNNNSKFGIASPQAVKKILALSDPTKVRPHQPFTARHSGMPPPPPPLLVNTPHHMLAHAYSNTPAGMPLTAATGTSTTPSPCTHRRLASGSNSMPTVESSSVTTFRDLPLRKSVTSDADHLI; via the exons ATGGATCCATATCATCATATCAGACATCAT TATCCACCCACGCGTCccgaattgcaacaaaaatgcaATCGCGGCTCACATTCGAGTGACACGAGCTCAGCGTACAGTGGCAGCGATACAATGGCGTCTGTGTACGGCTCCTCAATGGATGCGGAGGAGATCGATCTCTCCGGTTTGGTGGAGTCGGTGGTGGACTCCGATGAGGAGGACTTGGCGGAGAGTATGGAT agTCTAAATGTGCGCGATGCGGTGCGTGATTGCCTGGAGAAAGATCCCTCCGAACGCACAGAGGAAGATGTCGAAATACTGCTGGAATTCACACAAGGCTTGAAGGCCTTCACCAATATAACGTTGGCGGTGCGACGCGCACTCTGCGCCGTCATGGTGTTTGCTGTAGTCGACAAAGCAGGCACCGTGGTGATGTCCGATGGTGAAGAGCTCGATTCGTGGTCGGTGCTTATAAATGGCGCCGTAGAGATTGAGCATGCGAATGGCACGCGTGAAGAACTGCAAATGGGTGATTCCTTTGGCATACTACCCACCATGGATAAGCTATATCATCGTGGTGTAATGCGTACCAAATGTGACGATTGTCAGTTCGTTTGCATAACACAAACCGATTACTATCGCATACAGCATCAGGGTGAGGAGAATACGCGACGACACGAAGATGAGGATGGGCGCATAGTAATGGTCACCGAATTGCGTCAAATCGGCAGCAATGAACATGGTGCAACGGGTAGTAATGCGAGCGCTGCTAGCGCCGCGGGCATGAAACGTGGTCATGTGGTGATACGCGGCACACCCGAACGTTTGCTGCAACAGTTGGTGGAGGAGAATTCAATGACTGATCCGACATATGTGGAGGATTTTTTGCTCACACAACGTATTTTCATCAAAAACCCACAAGAGGTAACGCAAAAGCTGCTCGCCTGGTTCGAGAGTGATGCCGAGCCGCCAAAGGGCAGTACAGCGTCACCACAAGAGATACGCGACCGTGTCACACGCGTCGTCTTGTTGTGGGTGAACAATCATTTTACCGATTTTGAGGCTGATCATGAAATGATGGAGTTCCTGGAGGTATTCGAGGCTGGTTTGGAGCACACCCGACTGCTGAGTCAGCTGCGTTTGCTGCATATAGCGTGTGCGGCCAAAGCGCGCATGCGCAGCTGTACATTGACACGTTCGTCACGTGATGAACCTTTAAACTTCAATATTATTGGCGGTTATGAGATGCGCGGTATTACCGCAGCAACTGGCGGTGGCGGTTGTGGCATATACATAGCACATGTAGTGCCCGGTTCGAAGGCGCAAGATGTGGGTCTCAAGCGTGGCGATCAAATACACGAGGTGAACGGTCAGTCCTTCGAACATGTGACGAGTAAACGTGCAATGGAAATACTAATGGGTAGCACACATCTGAGCATAACGGTAAAAAGCAATCTGCTCGGCTTCAAAGAGATGATGTTGGCAATTGAACAAGGTGGTAATGGTAGCAGTGGCAGCAATGGTGCCGGCACGCCTATCGGTAGTGGCAGCGGCAGCAGTGGCGGCTCACTTGGCAGCAAATCCCTGCGTAGTCCACGTCGTATATGCGCCAACGACATTGCCAAGTTACATGGCCGCTGTATGTTGGACGATATGACCACCACAAATCGTTCGCATATGCTGCGACTCAGCTCAGTCGATATGTTATTGCCCACGGACCAAACAGACTGTTGTCCGCCAGCCACACCGCCACCGGTTATGCCGCAACAGCCGAGCAGCGGCGGTGGTAATATGGCCAGTAATTTTATGTCGAATCTTTTGCAAAGTGTTAGTAATGCATCGGCGCGCAAGGACTCGCAAGCCAATTGCAATGACGGCGGTGGCGGCTCCAAAGGTGGCGGTTTTATGACGCTTGCGCCGAGACGTCGCATACAAAAAGCGCTGGCGAAAATGAATTTGTTGCAGCACAAAAGCATCGGTGGCGCCGGTTTGAATGATTCTGTCGATATAGCCACGCCCACGGAGACGATGTCACAAAAAGCCGGCAAACTGACCACTTCCTCTTCCAGTTCCTCATCTACCTGCGGCGGTGTTGGCGGCGGTAATCGCCTATACCAATCGCAATCCAATCCGGATTTGAGTTCATCACTGCTGTATGAAGACGCCACTTCTTTAACAACCAGCACTGCTACAGCGCCGACGCCAACACCCAACTATCTGACTGCCTCCATGCATCGGCCATCGGCCGTTTCCACAACAAGCTCCGCTATGCTGCCCGATTACCCCGAGCATGTGTTGAAAGTCTTCAAAGCCGATCAGTCATGCAAGTATTTGCTCATCAATAAGGAGACGACGGCGCACGAAGTTGTTATGTTGGCGCTGCAAGAGTTCGGCATACATGACCCCAGCTCGAATTATTCGCTTTGTGAGGTTAGCGTCGGTGAGGGTGGCATGGTGAAACAACGTCGCCTACCCGATCAACTGCAGAACTTAGCCGAGCGTATTGGTTTTGCAGCGCGCTACTATTTGAAAACAAACGGCAGTACCGAGACACTGGTGCCCGACGAATTGGCGCTCGAGTTGGTGCGTGAGTCGAGTGTGCATTTTCTGCAGCTGAACGCCTACGAGTTGGCCATACAATTGACACTGCAAGACTTCGCCATCTTTCGGCAAATCGAATCGACTGAGTATATCGATGATCTGTTCAATCTGAAGACGAAATACGGTGTACCAATGTTAACGAAATTCGCCGAACTCGTTAATCGTGAAATGTTTTGGGTCGTCACCGAGATCTGCAGTGAACATAATATTGTGCGTCGCATGAAAATTGTCAAGCAATTCATAAAGATTGCGCGTCACTGCAAAGAGTGTCGCAACTTCAATTCCATGTTCGCCATCATATCGGGACTCGGACATGCGGCTGTGTCACGCTTGCGTCTTACCTGGGAAAAACTGCCGTCTAAATATCAACGGCTCTTCTCCGACTTGCAGGATCTCATGGACCCCTCACGCAACATGTCAAAATATCGCCAACTTGTCTCTTCCGAGCTGCTCGCACAACACCCCATCATACCGTTCTATCCGATTGTGAAGAAGGATCTCACCTTCATTCACCTAGGCAATGACACGCGTATCGAAGGTCTCATTAACTTTGAAAAATTACGTATGCTCGCCAAAGAGGTGCGTCTACTAACGCATATGTGCTCATCGCCCTACGATCTGCTCGCCATACTCGAACTTAAAGGTCAATCACCCTCGAATGCGCTCTTCTCGCTCAATCAGCTGTCCACTTCACAAAATGCCGGCGGCACACACAGCACCGTTATCGCCGCTAATGCCGGCCAATCGACTATAAAGCGTCGCAAAAAGTCTACAGCGGCACCGAATCCAAAGAAAATGTTCGAAGAGGCACAAATGGTGCGTCGCGTCAAGGCATACCtgaataatttgaaaatcatCAGCGATGAGGATGCACTGCACAAATTCTCGCTTGAATGCGAACCGGCATCCAATTCACAAACACACGGCAGCAGCGGCGGTAGTACGCGTGGTGAGAGCGGTTTGGGTCGCGATGGCACCGGCAACTCATCGACACGTAGCGGTGATCAGCTGAGCATCTATTCGCACACGTCATCCTCATCGGCACCGAATTCATCGTTGTCGCTGCGCAAACGTCATCCCTCATCGCCCACACTCTCCACCACCAGCTCCACATCGTCGACCAGCGATCATCATAATCGTCGCAATATGGCGCACaataacaactcaaaatttggcATCGCCTCACCGCAAGCCGTCAAAAAGATACTGGCGCTATCCGATCCGACGAAAGTGCGTCCACATCAGCCGTTTACAGCGCGTCATTCCGGCatgccaccaccaccgccaccatTGCTAGTTAATACGCCGCATCATATGCTTGCGCATGCGTACAGCAACACCCCAGCGGGCATGCCTTTAACTGCCGCTACTGGCACTTCCACAACGCCAAGTCCGTGTACGCATCGACGTCTGGCATCCGGCAGCAATTCAATGCCAACAG TTGAAAGCAGCAGCGTTACCACATTTCGAGACTTGCCTTTGCGCAAATCTGTGACTTCGG ACGCTGATCATCTAATTTAA
- the LOC105233376 gene encoding rap guanine nucleotide exchange factor 2 isoform X8, whose amino-acid sequence MDPYHHIRHHYPPTRPELQQKCNRGSHSSDTSSAYSGSDTMASVYGSSMDAEEIDLSGLVESVVDSDEEDLAESMDSLNVRDAVRDCLEKDPSERTEEDVEILLEFTQGLKAFTNITLAVRRALCAVMVFAVVDKAGTVVMSDGEELDSWSVLINGAVEIEHANGTREELQMGDSFGILPTMDKLYHRGVMRTKCDDCQFVCITQTDYYRIQHQGEENTRRHEDEDGRIVMVTELRQIGSNEHGATGSNASAASAAGMKRGHVVIRGTPERLLQQLVEENSMTDPTYVEDFLLTQRIFIKNPQEVTQKLLAWFESDAEPPKGSTASPQEIRDRVTRVVLLWVNNHFTDFEADHEMMEFLEVFEAGLEHTRLLSQLRLLHIACAAKARMRSCTLTRSSRDEPLNFNIIGGYEMRGITAATGGGGCGIYIAHVVPGSKAQDVGLKRGDQIHEVNGQSFEHVTSKRAMEILMGSTHLSITVKSNLLGFKEMMLAIEQGGNGSSGSNGAGTPIGSGSGSSGGSLGSKSLRSPRRICANDIAKLHGRCMLDDMTTTNRSHMLRLSSVDMLLPTDQTDCCPPATPPPVMPQQPSSGGGNMASNFMSNLLQSVSNASARKDSQANCNDGGGGSKGGGFMTLAPRRRIQKALAKMNLLQHKSIGGAGLNDSVDIATPTETMSQKAGKLTTSSSSSSSTCGGVGGGNRLYQSQSNPDLSSSLLYEDATSLTTSTATAPTPTPNYLTASMHRPSAVSTTSSAMLPDYPEHVLKVFKADQSCKYLLINKETTAHEVVMLALQEFGIHDPSSNYSLCEVSVGEGGMVKQRRLPDQLQNLAERIGFAARYYLKTNGSTETLVPDELALELVRESSVHFLQLNAYELAIQLTLQDFAIFRQIESTEYIDDLFNLKTKYGVPMLTKFAELVNREMFWVVTEICSEHNIVRRMKIVKQFIKIARHCKECRNFNSMFAIISGLGHAAVSRLRLTWEKLPSKYQRLFSDLQDLMDPSRNMSKYRQLVSSELLAQHPIIPFYPIVKKDLTFIHLGNDTRIEGLINFEKLRMLAKEVRLLTHMCSSPYDLLAILELKGQSPSNALFSLNQLSTSQNAGGTHSTVIAANAGQSTIKRRKKSTAAPNPKKMFEEAQMVRRVKAYLNNLKIISDEDALHKFSLECEPASNSQTHGSSGGSTRGESGLGRDGTGNSSTRSGDQLSIYSHTSSSSAPNSSLSLRKRHPSSPTLSTTSSTSSTSDHHNRRNMAHNNNSKFGIASPQAVKKILALSDPTKVRPHQPFTARHSGMPPPPPPLLVNTPHHMLAHAYSNTPAGMPLTAATGTSTTPSPCTHRRLASGSNSMPTVESSSVTTFRDLPLRKSVTSVYNT is encoded by the exons ATGGATCCATATCATCATATCAGACATCAT TATCCACCCACGCGTCccgaattgcaacaaaaatgcaATCGCGGCTCACATTCGAGTGACACGAGCTCAGCGTACAGTGGCAGCGATACAATGGCGTCTGTGTACGGCTCCTCAATGGATGCGGAGGAGATCGATCTCTCCGGTTTGGTGGAGTCGGTGGTGGACTCCGATGAGGAGGACTTGGCGGAGAGTATGGAT agTCTAAATGTGCGCGATGCGGTGCGTGATTGCCTGGAGAAAGATCCCTCCGAACGCACAGAGGAAGATGTCGAAATACTGCTGGAATTCACACAAGGCTTGAAGGCCTTCACCAATATAACGTTGGCGGTGCGACGCGCACTCTGCGCCGTCATGGTGTTTGCTGTAGTCGACAAAGCAGGCACCGTGGTGATGTCCGATGGTGAAGAGCTCGATTCGTGGTCGGTGCTTATAAATGGCGCCGTAGAGATTGAGCATGCGAATGGCACGCGTGAAGAACTGCAAATGGGTGATTCCTTTGGCATACTACCCACCATGGATAAGCTATATCATCGTGGTGTAATGCGTACCAAATGTGACGATTGTCAGTTCGTTTGCATAACACAAACCGATTACTATCGCATACAGCATCAGGGTGAGGAGAATACGCGACGACACGAAGATGAGGATGGGCGCATAGTAATGGTCACCGAATTGCGTCAAATCGGCAGCAATGAACATGGTGCAACGGGTAGTAATGCGAGCGCTGCTAGCGCCGCGGGCATGAAACGTGGTCATGTGGTGATACGCGGCACACCCGAACGTTTGCTGCAACAGTTGGTGGAGGAGAATTCAATGACTGATCCGACATATGTGGAGGATTTTTTGCTCACACAACGTATTTTCATCAAAAACCCACAAGAGGTAACGCAAAAGCTGCTCGCCTGGTTCGAGAGTGATGCCGAGCCGCCAAAGGGCAGTACAGCGTCACCACAAGAGATACGCGACCGTGTCACACGCGTCGTCTTGTTGTGGGTGAACAATCATTTTACCGATTTTGAGGCTGATCATGAAATGATGGAGTTCCTGGAGGTATTCGAGGCTGGTTTGGAGCACACCCGACTGCTGAGTCAGCTGCGTTTGCTGCATATAGCGTGTGCGGCCAAAGCGCGCATGCGCAGCTGTACATTGACACGTTCGTCACGTGATGAACCTTTAAACTTCAATATTATTGGCGGTTATGAGATGCGCGGTATTACCGCAGCAACTGGCGGTGGCGGTTGTGGCATATACATAGCACATGTAGTGCCCGGTTCGAAGGCGCAAGATGTGGGTCTCAAGCGTGGCGATCAAATACACGAGGTGAACGGTCAGTCCTTCGAACATGTGACGAGTAAACGTGCAATGGAAATACTAATGGGTAGCACACATCTGAGCATAACGGTAAAAAGCAATCTGCTCGGCTTCAAAGAGATGATGTTGGCAATTGAACAAGGTGGTAATGGTAGCAGTGGCAGCAATGGTGCCGGCACGCCTATCGGTAGTGGCAGCGGCAGCAGTGGCGGCTCACTTGGCAGCAAATCCCTGCGTAGTCCACGTCGTATATGCGCCAACGACATTGCCAAGTTACATGGCCGCTGTATGTTGGACGATATGACCACCACAAATCGTTCGCATATGCTGCGACTCAGCTCAGTCGATATGTTATTGCCCACGGACCAAACAGACTGTTGTCCGCCAGCCACACCGCCACCGGTTATGCCGCAACAGCCGAGCAGCGGCGGTGGTAATATGGCCAGTAATTTTATGTCGAATCTTTTGCAAAGTGTTAGTAATGCATCGGCGCGCAAGGACTCGCAAGCCAATTGCAATGACGGCGGTGGCGGCTCCAAAGGTGGCGGTTTTATGACGCTTGCGCCGAGACGTCGCATACAAAAAGCGCTGGCGAAAATGAATTTGTTGCAGCACAAAAGCATCGGTGGCGCCGGTTTGAATGATTCTGTCGATATAGCCACGCCCACGGAGACGATGTCACAAAAAGCCGGCAAACTGACCACTTCCTCTTCCAGTTCCTCATCTACCTGCGGCGGTGTTGGCGGCGGTAATCGCCTATACCAATCGCAATCCAATCCGGATTTGAGTTCATCACTGCTGTATGAAGACGCCACTTCTTTAACAACCAGCACTGCTACAGCGCCGACGCCAACACCCAACTATCTGACTGCCTCCATGCATCGGCCATCGGCCGTTTCCACAACAAGCTCCGCTATGCTGCCCGATTACCCCGAGCATGTGTTGAAAGTCTTCAAAGCCGATCAGTCATGCAAGTATTTGCTCATCAATAAGGAGACGACGGCGCACGAAGTTGTTATGTTGGCGCTGCAAGAGTTCGGCATACATGACCCCAGCTCGAATTATTCGCTTTGTGAGGTTAGCGTCGGTGAGGGTGGCATGGTGAAACAACGTCGCCTACCCGATCAACTGCAGAACTTAGCCGAGCGTATTGGTTTTGCAGCGCGCTACTATTTGAAAACAAACGGCAGTACCGAGACACTGGTGCCCGACGAATTGGCGCTCGAGTTGGTGCGTGAGTCGAGTGTGCATTTTCTGCAGCTGAACGCCTACGAGTTGGCCATACAATTGACACTGCAAGACTTCGCCATCTTTCGGCAAATCGAATCGACTGAGTATATCGATGATCTGTTCAATCTGAAGACGAAATACGGTGTACCAATGTTAACGAAATTCGCCGAACTCGTTAATCGTGAAATGTTTTGGGTCGTCACCGAGATCTGCAGTGAACATAATATTGTGCGTCGCATGAAAATTGTCAAGCAATTCATAAAGATTGCGCGTCACTGCAAAGAGTGTCGCAACTTCAATTCCATGTTCGCCATCATATCGGGACTCGGACATGCGGCTGTGTCACGCTTGCGTCTTACCTGGGAAAAACTGCCGTCTAAATATCAACGGCTCTTCTCCGACTTGCAGGATCTCATGGACCCCTCACGCAACATGTCAAAATATCGCCAACTTGTCTCTTCCGAGCTGCTCGCACAACACCCCATCATACCGTTCTATCCGATTGTGAAGAAGGATCTCACCTTCATTCACCTAGGCAATGACACGCGTATCGAAGGTCTCATTAACTTTGAAAAATTACGTATGCTCGCCAAAGAGGTGCGTCTACTAACGCATATGTGCTCATCGCCCTACGATCTGCTCGCCATACTCGAACTTAAAGGTCAATCACCCTCGAATGCGCTCTTCTCGCTCAATCAGCTGTCCACTTCACAAAATGCCGGCGGCACACACAGCACCGTTATCGCCGCTAATGCCGGCCAATCGACTATAAAGCGTCGCAAAAAGTCTACAGCGGCACCGAATCCAAAGAAAATGTTCGAAGAGGCACAAATGGTGCGTCGCGTCAAGGCATACCtgaataatttgaaaatcatCAGCGATGAGGATGCACTGCACAAATTCTCGCTTGAATGCGAACCGGCATCCAATTCACAAACACACGGCAGCAGCGGCGGTAGTACGCGTGGTGAGAGCGGTTTGGGTCGCGATGGCACCGGCAACTCATCGACACGTAGCGGTGATCAGCTGAGCATCTATTCGCACACGTCATCCTCATCGGCACCGAATTCATCGTTGTCGCTGCGCAAACGTCATCCCTCATCGCCCACACTCTCCACCACCAGCTCCACATCGTCGACCAGCGATCATCATAATCGTCGCAATATGGCGCACaataacaactcaaaatttggcATCGCCTCACCGCAAGCCGTCAAAAAGATACTGGCGCTATCCGATCCGACGAAAGTGCGTCCACATCAGCCGTTTACAGCGCGTCATTCCGGCatgccaccaccaccgccaccatTGCTAGTTAATACGCCGCATCATATGCTTGCGCATGCGTACAGCAACACCCCAGCGGGCATGCCTTTAACTGCCGCTACTGGCACTTCCACAACGCCAAGTCCGTGTACGCATCGACGTCTGGCATCCGGCAGCAATTCAATGCCAACAG TTGAAAGCAGCAGCGTTACCACATTTCGAGACTTGCCTTTGCGCAAATCTGTGACTTCGG tttacaaTACATAA